Proteins found in one Candidatus Tisiphia endosymbiont of Beris chalybata genomic segment:
- a CDS encoding pyruvate, water dikinase regulatory protein, whose amino-acid sequence MKKLIIHLVSESAIQTVKHVANTALLQFNKVESKLYHWPLIRNRTLLREVLNKIKSKPGVVLYAISNPELRKELSKFCYSLKIPCISVVGKIVKEISVFLGIEIEGNLGYDQEFDESYFDKIHAIDYTFRHDDGQMVNELDEADIILIGPSRTSKTPTSVYLAYNGFKTANVPYIHGYPFLELFDKITIPLVVGLIINPIRLIEIRETRLNSLQVTEDTNYTNYRIVQEECMQVRLICEQKGWAVIDVTRRSIEETAALIMKIYYDQKKNNFKNLSL is encoded by the coding sequence ATGAAAAAGTTAATTATTCATCTGGTTTCCGAATCGGCAATACAAACAGTCAAGCATGTAGCCAACACCGCCTTATTACAATTTAATAAAGTTGAGTCTAAATTGTACCATTGGCCATTAATAAGGAATAGGACCTTATTACGTGAGGTTTTAAATAAAATTAAAAGTAAGCCGGGGGTAGTATTATATGCTATTTCGAATCCTGAACTAAGAAAAGAGTTAAGTAAATTTTGTTATAGCTTAAAAATCCCTTGTATCTCTGTAGTAGGAAAAATAGTAAAAGAAATCTCGGTGTTCCTAGGGATAGAAATAGAAGGTAATTTGGGGTACGACCAAGAATTTGATGAAAGTTATTTTGATAAAATTCATGCTATTGATTACACTTTTCGACATGATGATGGGCAAATGGTTAATGAATTAGATGAGGCAGATATTATTTTAATAGGGCCTTCTAGAACTTCCAAAACCCCTACCTCGGTGTATTTAGCGTATAATGGTTTTAAGACAGCAAATGTCCCTTACATACATGGCTACCCATTTCTAGAACTTTTTGACAAAATAACTATCCCGTTGGTCGTAGGTTTAATTATTAATCCCATTAGACTTATTGAGATAAGAGAAACTCGGTTAAATTCATTGCAAGTAACTGAGGATACTAATTATACTAATTATCGAATAGTCCAAGAAGAATGTATGCAAGTAAGATTAATTTGTGAACAAAAAGGCTGGGCAGTAATTGATGTTACAAGAAGGTCTATAGAAGAAACCGCTGCCTTGATTATGAAAATTTACTATGATCAAAAAAAGAATAATTTCAAAAATTTAAGTCTTTAA
- the hemE gene encoding uroporphyrinogen decarboxylase, whose protein sequence is MKQILQVFEKCNVKPPIWLMRQAGRHLPEYRKTRDTVNNFLELCYDVEKAVEVTLQPVERYNTDAAIIFSDILILPDALGWRVEFAKEEGPILQQFQNEDDFKIFKELDKEKLNKIYEIIRKVKARLSPDKALIGFVGSPWTVMTYLLEGRGKQNFQTAKNFIYKNNKLAQELVDFITKKTIIHLIGQVEAGVDLVQLFDSWAGILGEKEYEQFIIQPTKEIVKTLKEKFPTLPIIGFPRGSGFLYDNYINNTGISAIGVDQFVPISVMKNWSNKIVVQGNLDPLLLLTDKEIIEKKVRELVTSFPERNFIFNLGHGILPNTPVENVEILVNCVREFNY, encoded by the coding sequence ATGAAACAAATACTGCAAGTTTTTGAAAAATGCAATGTTAAGCCCCCTATTTGGTTAATGCGACAAGCAGGAAGACATTTACCAGAATATAGGAAGACCAGGGATACGGTTAACAACTTTCTTGAGTTATGTTATGATGTTGAAAAAGCAGTAGAAGTAACATTACAACCAGTAGAAAGATATAACACTGACGCTGCTATAATTTTTTCTGATATTTTAATATTACCTGATGCCTTAGGATGGAGGGTAGAATTTGCCAAGGAAGAAGGACCTATATTACAGCAATTTCAAAATGAAGATGATTTTAAAATTTTTAAAGAATTAGATAAAGAAAAATTGAATAAAATCTATGAGATAATTAGAAAGGTTAAAGCTAGGCTAAGTCCTGACAAAGCATTAATAGGTTTTGTAGGAAGCCCTTGGACAGTAATGACTTATCTTCTAGAAGGGAGAGGTAAACAGAATTTTCAAACAGCTAAAAACTTTATTTATAAAAATAATAAATTAGCTCAAGAACTTGTAGACTTTATTACAAAAAAAACTATTATTCATTTAATTGGCCAAGTAGAAGCAGGGGTCGACTTAGTCCAATTATTTGATTCCTGGGCAGGAATTCTTGGAGAAAAAGAATATGAACAATTTATTATTCAACCAACTAAAGAAATTGTCAAAACTTTAAAAGAAAAGTTTCCTACTTTACCTATTATAGGGTTTCCTAGAGGCTCAGGGTTTTTATACGATAATTATATTAATAATACTGGAATAAGTGCTATAGGAGTAGATCAATTTGTACCAATTAGCGTAATGAAGAATTGGAGCAATAAAATAGTAGTGCAAGGAAATTTAGATCCTTTACTATTACTTACTGATAAAGAAATTATTGAAAAAAAAGTAAGAGAGCTAGTTACAAGTTTCCCAGAAAGAAATTTTATTTTTAATCTTGGGCATGGAATTTTACCCAATACACCAGTTGAAAATGTTGAGATTTTAGTTAATTGTGTTAGAGAGTTTAATTACTAG
- the hemH gene encoding ferrochelatase, translating into MKRKIAIVLLNLGGPSSLREVKQFLFNLFYDKAIINLPNPLRFIIAKLISVIREKKSQHLYSLIGGKSPILQETELQRLAITAKLKQILNEDFDVFIAMRYSSPGSKEVIKNIMKYNPSEIILLPLYPQFSTATTKSSVEDVMSSLAKNKLTHIPVKTICCYPIDSEFITAHSSIIKQAIENLKNKENYRILFSAHSLPEKIIKSGDPYQWQVEKTVEKILFQVNIEDLDYKIVYQSKIGPVKWLGPSTEDEIEKAGKENKSLIIVPVAFVSEHVETLVELDIEYINIANKYGIEYVRVPALGINKLFIDSLTKMVLRLVKQEGSKDINHLIVSSVNKKLCPSHFTMCLCNYKN; encoded by the coding sequence ATTAAAAGAAAGATAGCTATTGTACTTCTGAATCTAGGGGGGCCTAGCAGTTTAAGAGAAGTTAAACAATTTTTATTCAATTTATTTTACGATAAAGCTATTATTAATCTTCCTAATCCATTAAGGTTTATCATTGCTAAACTGATTTCAGTTATTAGAGAAAAAAAATCACAGCACTTATATTCTTTAATAGGGGGAAAATCCCCAATTTTACAAGAAACAGAACTGCAAAGACTAGCTATTACTGCAAAATTAAAACAAATTTTAAATGAAGACTTTGATGTCTTCATAGCAATGCGCTATTCTTCTCCAGGCTCAAAGGAGGTAATAAAGAATATAATGAAATATAACCCTTCAGAAATTATATTACTGCCTTTGTATCCTCAATTTTCTACTGCGACCACTAAATCTTCGGTTGAAGATGTTATGTCTTCTCTAGCTAAAAATAAACTTACTCATATCCCAGTAAAAACTATTTGTTGTTATCCTATAGATAGTGAGTTTATTACTGCGCATTCATCGATAATAAAGCAAGCAATAGAAAACTTAAAAAATAAAGAAAATTATCGTATTTTATTTTCAGCCCATAGTCTTCCTGAGAAAATAATAAAATCAGGGGATCCTTATCAATGGCAAGTTGAAAAAACAGTGGAAAAAATATTATTTCAGGTTAATATAGAGGATTTAGACTATAAAATAGTTTATCAAAGTAAAATTGGTCCAGTAAAGTGGCTTGGACCAAGCACAGAAGATGAAATTGAGAAGGCAGGAAAAGAAAATAAATCTCTAATAATAGTACCAGTAGCGTTTGTCTCAGAGCATGTAGAAACGTTGGTAGAATTAGATATTGAATATATTAATATTGCTAATAAATATGGAATTGAATATGTAAGAGTTCCCGCTCTTGGGATAAATAAATTATTTATTGATAGCTTAACTAAAATGGTATTAAGATTAGTTAAACAAGAGGGGAGTAAAGATATAAATCATCTAATAGTTAGTTCAGTTAATAAAAAACTATGCCCTTCTCATTTTACTATGTGTTTATGTAATTATAAAAATTAG
- the hemJ gene encoding protoporphyrinogen oxidase HemJ, whose product MASYYLWFKAFHVISVICWMVGLLYLPRLYAYHAKATIGSESDKTFQLMESRLLRIIMNPAMITTYMLGLTNAYIYGIVALGTWFHIKMTAVLGLTVFHGLLARWRKNFINGKNLHTERFFRTVNEVPTVFMILAVIMVIVKPFD is encoded by the coding sequence ATGGCTAGTTACTACTTATGGTTTAAGGCCTTCCACGTCATTTCAGTGATTTGTTGGATGGTTGGGTTATTATATTTACCCAGATTATATGCTTATCATGCTAAAGCTACGATAGGCAGTGAGAGCGATAAAACTTTTCAACTAATGGAAAGTAGATTACTTAGGATCATTATGAACCCCGCAATGATCACCACTTATATGCTAGGCCTAACAAACGCTTATATATATGGAATAGTTGCTTTAGGTACATGGTTTCATATAAAAATGACAGCGGTTCTAGGCCTTACAGTTTTCCATGGATTACTGGCTAGGTGGAGAAAAAACTTTATTAATGGAAAAAATCTTCATACAGAAAGGTTTTTTCGTACCGTTAATGAAGTACCAACAGTTTTCATGATATTAGCAGTCATCATGGTTATTGTTAAGCCGTTTGATTAG
- a CDS encoding Npt1/Npt2 family nucleotide transporter, with translation MASSRSSSFKGKFRTIFWPIHNYELGKFIPMCGLMFTVLFNQNILRILKDSILISEISAEVVSFTKVYCVTPAAALFVIIYAKMLNHFSFEKIYYYLISFFVGFFILFAFILYPNVQVFHVKSVFLEQVALNYPHFKWYIALINNWSYVIFYTLAELWPNIFYVLLFWQFANELTTTEEAKRFYTLFSLFGNSSLIFVGFLMMNLSSESTVAKNFFNIADDKTLLVKISISLVILSAIISCLFVKFITKNVFTNPTFYAPAKRGRSTKESMGLIESFKYITRSKYLWLMLICSAAFGLSMNLVEAVWKAKIKELYPTVNSYAEFNSLYILWTGVAIMVMTIVGNNIMRSHNWFVAAVISPIIIMVTGILFFILIVFENQVLSLFESTILMTPLALAVSVGALQNILAKGTKYSIWDTSREMLYIPLDPELKTKGKAAVDVISSKVGKSSSGLIQSIIFTLVPTATFHSISSLLMSIFTVVCIIWIYSVRKIYFEYKKIV, from the coding sequence ATGGCTAGTTCGCGGTCAAGCTCATTTAAAGGTAAATTCAGAACTATATTTTGGCCTATTCATAATTATGAACTTGGAAAGTTTATACCGATGTGTGGGTTGATGTTTACTGTCCTATTTAATCAAAACATATTAAGAATTTTAAAAGATAGTATATTAATCTCAGAAATTAGCGCAGAAGTAGTTAGTTTTACTAAAGTCTACTGTGTTACCCCTGCTGCTGCTCTATTTGTGATAATATATGCTAAAATGCTTAATCATTTTAGTTTTGAAAAGATTTATTATTACTTAATAAGCTTTTTTGTTGGATTCTTTATTCTTTTTGCTTTTATCCTTTATCCTAACGTTCAAGTTTTCCATGTTAAAAGTGTTTTTTTAGAACAAGTAGCGTTAAATTATCCTCATTTTAAATGGTATATAGCTTTAATTAACAATTGGAGCTATGTCATTTTCTATACCTTAGCTGAGCTCTGGCCTAATATATTTTATGTCTTATTGTTTTGGCAGTTTGCAAATGAGCTTACTACTACTGAAGAAGCGAAGAGGTTTTATACTCTTTTTTCATTATTTGGCAATTCTTCTTTAATTTTTGTTGGCTTTTTAATGATGAACCTTTCATCTGAAAGTACTGTTGCTAAAAACTTTTTTAACATAGCAGATGATAAAACTCTTTTGGTAAAAATATCGATAAGCTTAGTGATACTTTCTGCAATTATATCATGTTTATTTGTAAAATTTATTACGAAAAATGTTTTTACTAACCCTACATTTTATGCCCCTGCTAAACGTGGTAGATCAACTAAGGAAAGTATGGGTTTAATTGAAAGCTTTAAATATATAACCAGATCTAAATATTTGTGGTTGATGTTAATTTGTTCTGCAGCGTTTGGTTTGTCTATGAATTTAGTAGAAGCTGTGTGGAAAGCAAAAATTAAGGAATTATACCCTACTGTTAATAGTTACGCTGAGTTCAATAGTCTTTATATACTTTGGACAGGAGTTGCTATTATGGTAATGACTATAGTTGGTAATAATATAATGCGCAGCCACAATTGGTTCGTTGCCGCAGTAATTTCCCCAATTATAATAATGGTTACTGGTATATTATTTTTTATTTTAATTGTATTCGAGAACCAAGTATTATCATTATTTGAGAGCACTATATTAATGACCCCTTTAGCGCTTGCAGTATCAGTCGGGGCTTTACAAAACATTCTGGCAAAAGGGACTAAATATTCTATTTGGGATACTTCAAGGGAAATGCTCTATATACCCCTGGATCCAGAATTAAAAACTAAAGGCAAGGCAGCGGTTGATGTAATTAGTTCTAAAGTTGGCAAATCCTCAAGTGGGTTAATACAATCAATCATTTTTACGTTAGTACCAACGGCAACTTTTCACTCCATTTCTTCGCTCTTAATGAGTATATTTACAGTTGTTTGTATTATATGGATTTATTCTGTAAGAAAAATATATTTTGAATATAAGAAAATTGTCTAA
- a CDS encoding alpha/beta fold hydrolase: MLQDQCQQYFDEYNYYSSLNSLGNNYLKLAQIVTKTPYYQILSYKSLKNNNNKTFLVIPSIFNSPEILFLSHSISFIDNLRQYGNVFLVDWFELNKANYLLEDYAKWVVEVVIALRKKNNQIIDLIGHCIGGNLAIAAAIIFPDSIRTLTLLSTPWDFSHFALSRNIHQYFGLGSDVQNLSMIPKLYIQILFFLMFSGQFSGKLNKFFVIKSLKEKDLTFRIENWLLSGAALPKGTYMQIMDEIIGNNMFMKLQWQVDNVIMNPSLITKPVYQIVADNDKIAPGSSILPLHKLFKKSTLIKVKGGHISYLINNKLSALLREYNNSSED, from the coding sequence ATGTTACAAGATCAATGCCAGCAATATTTTGATGAATATAATTATTATTCATCCCTAAATTCACTAGGCAACAATTACTTAAAACTAGCACAAATAGTAACCAAAACACCATATTATCAAATTTTATCCTATAAAAGCCTTAAAAATAATAACAATAAGACCTTTTTAGTTATTCCTTCAATTTTTAACTCGCCGGAAATTCTTTTTTTATCCCACTCAATAAGTTTTATTGATAATTTAAGACAATACGGGAATGTTTTTTTAGTGGACTGGTTTGAGCTAAATAAAGCTAATTATTTATTAGAGGATTATGCCAAGTGGGTGGTAGAGGTGGTTATAGCACTAAGGAAAAAAAATAACCAAATAATAGATTTAATAGGGCATTGTATAGGAGGTAATTTAGCTATTGCCGCTGCAATAATATTCCCAGATTCAATCAGAACATTAACTTTATTATCCACCCCGTGGGATTTTTCTCATTTTGCTTTATCTCGTAATATACATCAATATTTTGGTTTAGGTTCAGATGTACAAAATTTATCAATGATTCCGAAACTATATATTCAAATTCTTTTTTTTCTAATGTTCTCCGGTCAGTTTAGCGGAAAGCTTAATAAATTCTTTGTTATAAAGTCATTGAAAGAGAAAGATTTAACTTTTAGAATAGAAAATTGGTTATTATCTGGTGCTGCTTTACCAAAAGGAACATATATGCAAATTATGGATGAAATAATAGGTAATAATATGTTCATGAAGCTACAATGGCAAGTTGATAATGTTATTATGAACCCATCGTTAATAACGAAGCCAGTATATCAAATAGTGGCAGATAATGATAAAATAGCGCCTGGTTCTTCTATTTTACCTTTGCATAAATTATTTAAAAAATCTACACTTATAAAAGTAAAAGGAGGGCATATTAGTTATTTAATTAATAATAAATTATCTGCCTTACTAAGGGAATATAACAATTCATCTGAAGATTAA
- a CDS encoding acetyl-CoA C-acyltransferase has translation MNNKAAYIVYARRTAVGSLLGSLGQISAAKLGSLVIGSIVGESKLDPFLIDEVIMGQVITAGAGQNPARQALLQAGLPQEVKGFTINKVCGSGLKAVCLATSSIMAGENEIVIAGGQENMSLGLHGAYIRAGQKLGNITMVDLMQYDGLVDAFSNNSMGITAENIAKKFNISREIQDEYAAKSHQKASRARTEGYFKDEILPVEVKVKKDILLFDQDEGIRANASLDVLAQLKPVFEKGGTVTAGNSSSINDGAACVMVVSEEALTKYNLHPLARIVSYASTGVDPNIMGTAPVPASLKALAKAGWRVEDLDVIEANEAFAAQAIYVNERMKWDIDKVNMNGGAIAIGHPIGASGARIFVSLIHQMKRVNAKKGLATLCIGGGLGIAMCVEAV, from the coding sequence ATGAATAATAAAGCAGCTTACATAGTGTATGCCAGGCGAACAGCTGTAGGTTCTTTACTAGGAAGTTTAGGGCAAATTTCAGCTGCTAAGCTCGGTTCGCTAGTGATAGGATCAATCGTAGGAGAGAGTAAATTAGACCCTTTTCTTATTGATGAAGTTATAATGGGGCAAGTGATTACTGCAGGGGCAGGGCAAAATCCTGCTAGACAAGCCTTATTGCAGGCTGGTTTACCTCAAGAAGTTAAAGGTTTTACGATTAATAAAGTATGTGGTTCTGGCCTAAAAGCAGTCTGTTTGGCCACTAGCTCTATTATGGCTGGGGAGAATGAGATTGTTATAGCAGGAGGTCAAGAGAATATGTCCTTAGGGCTGCACGGAGCTTACATTAGAGCCGGACAGAAGCTAGGAAACATCACGATGGTTGATTTAATGCAGTATGATGGTTTAGTAGATGCCTTTTCTAATAATTCAATGGGAATTACTGCAGAAAATATAGCCAAGAAGTTTAATATTAGTAGAGAAATCCAAGATGAATATGCAGCAAAGTCCCATCAAAAAGCAAGTAGAGCACGAACAGAAGGATATTTTAAAGATGAGATATTGCCAGTAGAGGTTAAGGTAAAGAAGGACATCTTACTGTTTGATCAAGATGAAGGTATTAGGGCTAATGCTAGCTTAGACGTGTTAGCGCAACTTAAGCCTGTTTTCGAGAAAGGAGGCACTGTAACCGCTGGTAATTCTTCTTCTATTAATGATGGGGCGGCTTGTGTAATGGTAGTATCGGAAGAAGCATTAACTAAATATAATTTACATCCCCTTGCTCGAATAGTATCTTATGCTAGCACTGGAGTAGATCCTAATATTATGGGGACCGCTCCTGTCCCAGCCTCTCTTAAGGCCTTAGCAAAAGCCGGATGGAGAGTAGAAGATTTAGATGTAATAGAAGCAAATGAAGCTTTTGCTGCACAAGCTATTTATGTCAACGAACGTATGAAATGGGATATTGATAAAGTAAATATGAATGGAGGAGCAATAGCAATAGGACATCCTATAGGAGCAAGTGGAGCAAGAATTTTTGTAAGCTTGATCCATCAAATGAAAAGAGTCAACGCTAAAAAAGGATTAGCAACACTTTGCATAGGAGGAGGTTTGGGGATTGCTATGTGCGTAGAAGCAGTTTAA
- a CDS encoding palindromic element RPE1 domain-containing protein, which translates to MHNLKIIEEFLGETKSSTAAYIDVREEQRGVSTTKLPIRLGYARGLMKRW; encoded by the coding sequence TTGCATAACCTAAAGATAATTGAAGAATTTTTAGGAGAAACGAAGTCGAGTACCGCAGCGTACATAGACGTACGTGAGGAACAGAGAGGAGTTTCGACGACAAAATTACCAATTAGATTAGGTTATGCAAGAGGTCTAATGAAAAGGTGGTAG
- the trxA gene encoding thioredoxin, with protein sequence MVNDVTDGTFEKEVLESTMPVVVDFWASWCGPCKMLTPILEELSTELEGKIKVVKINIDDNPNTPSKFGIRSIPTMILFENGKNVATKMGALPKDTIKEWINSSVKV encoded by the coding sequence ATGGTAAATGATGTAACCGATGGTACATTTGAAAAAGAGGTTTTAGAATCAACTATGCCTGTTGTAGTTGATTTTTGGGCTAGTTGGTGTGGGCCTTGTAAAATGTTAACTCCTATCCTTGAAGAGCTAAGCACCGAATTAGAAGGTAAAATAAAGGTCGTTAAAATAAATATAGATGATAATCCTAACACCCCTTCAAAATTTGGTATTCGTAGTATTCCCACAATGATCCTATTTGAAAACGGAAAAAATGTGGCTACTAAAATGGGAGCCCTGCCTAAAGATACTATTAAAGAATGGATTAATTCTTCAGTAAAAGTATAA
- a CDS encoding ABC transporter ATP-binding protein, with protein MTYKKASIDIIDGYVEGINNQQRVESLKHFFIKGGKIFPSSIPILNKINFSCKVGEKVAFIGSNGSGKSSLLKVIAGIYPLKSGMRKVHGNFAAIIEMGVGFELEQTGRENIKILMLYNNMLSRYSKKLEEEIIDFTELGVKIDLPIKNYSSGMLARLAFSVSVFQEADILLLDEVFAAGDSHFIEKSTNLIRNKMRNTPILILVSHQESIVKNNCTRCILLKEGSIVADGNPDDVLKIYNNGNY; from the coding sequence ATGACCTATAAAAAAGCATCTATCGATATAATTGATGGATATGTGGAAGGGATTAATAACCAGCAACGAGTAGAAAGTTTAAAACATTTTTTCATAAAAGGAGGAAAAATATTTCCTTCGTCAATTCCAATCTTAAATAAGATAAATTTTTCTTGTAAAGTAGGAGAAAAAGTTGCTTTTATAGGGAGTAATGGTTCAGGCAAAAGCTCTCTACTTAAGGTAATAGCAGGCATTTATCCTTTAAAATCCGGGATGCGGAAAGTACATGGTAATTTTGCTGCTATCATTGAAATGGGGGTGGGGTTTGAATTAGAACAAACTGGCAGAGAAAATATTAAAATACTTATGCTTTATAATAATATGTTAAGTAGATATAGTAAAAAATTAGAAGAAGAAATTATTGATTTTACCGAGTTAGGAGTAAAAATAGATTTACCTATAAAAAATTATAGCTCAGGAATGTTAGCAAGGTTAGCATTTTCTGTATCTGTTTTTCAAGAAGCAGATATTCTTCTCCTAGATGAAGTTTTTGCTGCTGGAGATAGTCATTTTATTGAAAAATCTACTAATTTGATCAGGAATAAGATGCGGAATACGCCAATTTTAATATTGGTTAGCCATCAAGAAAGTATTGTAAAAAATAATTGTACTAGATGTATTTTATTAAAAGAGGGTAGTATTGTAGCGGATGGTAATCCAGATGATGTATTAAAAATCTATAATAATGGAAATTACTAA
- a CDS encoding ABC transporter permease: protein MISYFFSKKYWLPIMLLTQTAIVRQNKDSFLGSLWGLIQPFTQVIIISYFFGFLLKLPKDQLIMNLVGALPFWLFIVNSLNIATNSIIARSGIIKKVVISRTIFPFSDSLVQVYTLIYSFVAMYIAFIILYPEKFSIWIIFLPILVLPLIICVVSVSIAFAFLTPYIRDIPQLLNLILNIVYWTIPIVYPYSIVPESKRIFFEINPVFIVIRPMQHLVIEGNMPDVFMIIKSVIVAIITSFVSYLGYRCLSKNVIYYV from the coding sequence ATGATAAGCTATTTTTTTTCTAAAAAATACTGGCTGCCAATTATGTTACTGACACAAACTGCTATAGTTCGTCAAAATAAAGATTCTTTTTTAGGTTCTTTATGGGGATTAATCCAGCCTTTTACGCAGGTAATAATAATATCGTATTTTTTTGGCTTTTTACTTAAGTTGCCAAAAGACCAATTAATTATGAATTTAGTAGGGGCTTTACCGTTTTGGCTATTTATTGTTAATAGCCTAAATATAGCGACAAATTCTATAATTGCTCGCTCGGGAATTATAAAAAAAGTAGTAATCTCTAGGACAATCTTTCCGTTTTCTGATAGTCTAGTGCAAGTTTATACTCTAATCTATTCTTTTGTAGCTATGTATATAGCCTTTATAATTTTATACCCTGAAAAGTTTTCTATATGGATAATTTTTCTACCAATCCTTGTATTGCCCTTAATAATTTGTGTAGTTAGTGTTTCTATCGCTTTTGCCTTTCTAACTCCCTATATACGTGATATTCCGCAGCTATTAAATTTAATTTTAAATATTGTTTATTGGACCATACCTATAGTATACCCCTACTCTATAGTACCAGAGTCAAAAAGAATATTTTTTGAGATCAATCCTGTTTTTATTGTTATAAGGCCTATGCAACATCTAGTAATAGAAGGAAACATGCCGGATGTATTTATGATTATTAAATCTGTTATTGTAGCTATTATTACTTCATTTGTGAGTTACTTAGGCTATAGATGTCTTTCTAAGAATGTCATATATTACGTATGA